A genomic region of Alnus glutinosa chromosome 11, dhAlnGlut1.1, whole genome shotgun sequence contains the following coding sequences:
- the LOC133882421 gene encoding pathogenesis-related protein 1-like, which produces MLQTKMGLCKTPLALICLFGLTLLHLSLAQDTQQDYLKAHNDARAAVGVPALTWDDKVAAYAQDYANKRIGDCSLVHSGGPYGENIAWGSADLSGTAAVKMWVDEKANYDYNSNTCAAGKVCGHYTQVVWRNSVRLGCAKVRCNSGGTFIICNYDPPGNFNGQRPY; this is translated from the coding sequence ATGTTACAGACCAAGATGGGTTTGTGCAAGACACCACTAGCCCTTATTTGCCTCTTTGGCTTAACCCTACTCCATCTCTCCCTTGCCCAAGACACCCAACAAGACTACCTCAAAGCCCACAACGACGCCCGTGCAGCGGTGGGAGTTCCGGCGCTGACATGGGATGACAAAGTAGCTGCATATGCACAAGACTATGCTAATAAACGTATTGGCGACTGCAGTCTTGTGCACTCCGGTGGGCCTTACGGTGAAAACATTGCATGGGGCAGTGCCGACCTGTCAGGCACGGCGGCGGTAAAGATGTGGGTGGACGAGAAGGCGAACTATGACTACAACTCCAACACTTGCGCTGCTGGGAAAGTGTGCGGGCACTACACTCAGGTGGTGTGGCGCAACTCTGTGCGTCTAGGATGTGCTAAAGTTCGGTGCAATAGTGGAGGTACATTCATTATCTGCAACTATGATCCCCCAGGCAACTTTAACGGGCAGCGGCCTTACTAG